The proteins below are encoded in one region of Campylobacter rectus:
- a CDS encoding DMT family transporter, with protein MKKSTEFKADFALFVIAVVWGVTFLPMAQTLKTNSVFTLLFWRFLISAVLMALISLKFTRKIDRNSLRFGAFLGALLFAAFTLQTFALKYALSSTVAFITGLNAVFTPFIALAFFGQKVVVYAFIGAFLSAAGLYLLTGSELGFGVGEGLSVVCALGFALHIIFTGVLVRRCELYWMVSAQFAAVAALCFVAAQIFEPRGVVPVLDEAFFIAVAVTSVFATVLAFFVQTAAQRYTTPVKTSLIFTFEPVSAGIVGYFVGGEILSGVQIAGAGLILFGIVVSEVGSYYKNKKSRNERN; from the coding sequence ATGAAAAAATCAACCGAATTTAAGGCCGACTTCGCGCTGTTCGTGATCGCGGTGGTCTGGGGCGTGACGTTTTTGCCGATGGCGCAGACGCTAAAGACCAACAGCGTTTTTACGCTTTTGTTTTGGAGGTTTTTGATCTCGGCCGTTTTGATGGCTCTCATAAGCCTCAAATTTACGCGAAAAATCGACCGCAATTCGTTAAGATTCGGCGCATTTTTAGGCGCGCTTTTGTTTGCGGCCTTTACGCTTCAGACCTTTGCTCTAAAATACGCCCTAAGCTCCACCGTCGCCTTTATCACGGGACTAAATGCCGTCTTTACGCCCTTTATCGCGCTTGCGTTTTTCGGACAAAAGGTCGTCGTTTACGCCTTTATCGGCGCGTTTTTGTCGGCGGCGGGGCTTTATTTGCTAACGGGCAGCGAGCTGGGTTTTGGCGTCGGCGAGGGGCTTAGCGTCGTTTGCGCGCTAGGCTTTGCGCTACATATAATTTTCACGGGCGTTTTGGTGCGCAGGTGCGAGCTGTACTGGATGGTGAGCGCGCAGTTTGCGGCCGTGGCGGCGCTTTGTTTCGTTGCCGCGCAGATTTTCGAGCCTCGAGGCGTCGTGCCCGTTTTGGATGAGGCGTTTTTCATCGCGGTCGCGGTAACGTCGGTGTTTGCGACGGTTTTGGCGTTTTTCGTGCAAACCGCGGCACAGCGCTACACGACGCCCGTTAAAACCTCGCTCATCTTTACCTTTGAGCCCGTGAGTGCGGGAATCGTGGGGTATTTCGTCGGCGGCGAGATACTAAGCGGTGTGCAGATAGCAGGAGCCGGGCTCATACTCTTTGGCATCGTCGTTAGCGAGGTGGGCAGCTACTATAAAAATAAAAAATCTCGAAACGAGCGGAACTAA
- a CDS encoding M16 family metallopeptidase encodes MRKFLLFALSCISLFALKQDPSIVSGELENGLKYYIKENRLPKDSAHFELIIDSGSTDEAQDESGLAHFVEHMAFNGSRDFSKNELIKQLEKLGVSFGADLNAYTSYDLTAYQLNITINDENLKNAFKVFNNWMDGIEFDPNELEKERGVIIEEERSRNTPSYRLYQQQSKDLFAGSIYLDRAPIGDMNVVRSVDAAKIKAFYHKLYQPRFMKFVAVGDFNATQIQTLIKQNLSEAKNTNDYVHPDKTIRFKNGLNIFNYDASEVGINLIRLSFFDDYSARIDEAGARRILVNSYISSMLSMLYQQKRTEQNSVLNVGFSRPGLQNKQTMYSFEIKAINGDFDGALKDMLGVIKGVEKYGFSASDFEDAKKNFIKSIEIKFKRSKTKKTSDYADEIVDSLNSGAIILSDKDSRDLGVKLLNEITLDEVNAEFKRILAIPDKRVSVFSAKDYKLDKDKFEQIEKDAVAYDGHMKSENLTQTLIDESLQPKPAVSKEFDERLGIYTVKFENGAALVLKQVKTRENFISFAAVAKGGTSNLKEPRWGTFGVQLANESGVDKYTNYQISKILSGKHISYERRIDALSQGFYGSTGKEDLKALFGIINLEFNSPRFDEKVLERIKTSQIDALAKRQNLPSYKFNTEFTKFYYNDNPRTKPIRKEDIEALNLQNLRDIVRDKFNGGAFTFILVGDLDVEETQRLAQIYVANLPASKGENFVDDGVRPLSGKQEFRRDYQTTQRSDVLLNMTSRKVEYSRENSLKAQALSNVLATALREKIREDKGETYGFLVGISLNRYPYANSVANISFTCAPQNTQSIVTDIKKIIADIKQKGALEAVHLANYKKAARIGIKKNYDQPEFWARNILSNVLYDQPIWTIDQYEKAIEAVTNDDVKEAARLYLDGTNELLRINDPAKTTKSTAKSGSKTDTKK; translated from the coding sequence ATGAGAAAATTTTTACTTTTCGCGCTGAGCTGTATCAGCCTTTTTGCGTTAAAACAAGACCCGAGCATCGTCTCCGGCGAGCTTGAAAACGGGCTAAAATACTATATCAAAGAGAACCGGCTGCCTAAAGACTCGGCTCATTTTGAGCTGATAATAGATAGCGGCTCGACCGATGAAGCGCAAGACGAGAGCGGACTTGCGCACTTTGTGGAGCATATGGCGTTTAACGGCAGCCGCGACTTTAGCAAAAATGAGCTGATTAAACAACTTGAAAAGCTGGGCGTATCTTTTGGAGCGGATCTAAACGCGTATACGAGTTACGATCTGACGGCTTATCAACTAAATATAACTATAAACGATGAAAATTTAAAGAACGCCTTTAAAGTGTTTAACAACTGGATGGACGGGATAGAATTTGATCCGAATGAGCTTGAAAAGGAGCGCGGCGTCATCATCGAGGAGGAGCGCTCGCGAAATACGCCTAGCTACCGATTGTATCAGCAGCAGTCTAAGGATCTTTTTGCCGGCAGCATCTATCTGGACCGTGCGCCTATCGGCGATATGAACGTCGTTCGCAGCGTTGATGCGGCGAAGATAAAGGCCTTTTATCATAAGCTCTATCAGCCTAGATTTATGAAATTCGTAGCCGTAGGCGACTTTAACGCCACGCAAATACAAACGCTTATAAAGCAAAATTTAAGCGAGGCCAAAAACACGAACGACTACGTTCATCCGGATAAAACCATCCGTTTTAAAAATGGCTTAAACATCTTTAACTACGATGCGAGCGAGGTTGGCATAAATCTCATTAGACTGAGTTTTTTTGATGACTATTCGGCACGAATCGACGAAGCCGGCGCGCGCCGAATTTTAGTAAATTCATACATCTCAAGCATGCTCTCGATGCTCTATCAGCAAAAGCGAACCGAGCAAAACTCGGTACTAAACGTCGGTTTTTCAAGGCCTGGCTTGCAAAATAAACAAACTATGTATAGCTTTGAGATAAAGGCGATAAACGGCGATTTTGACGGTGCGCTAAAAGATATGTTAGGCGTGATAAAGGGCGTGGAAAAATACGGCTTTAGCGCGAGCGACTTTGAGGATGCGAAGAAAAATTTTATAAAATCCATCGAGATAAAATTTAAACGCTCAAAAACCAAAAAGACCTCCGACTACGCCGACGAGATAGTAGATTCGCTAAATTCGGGCGCGATAATCTTAAGCGACAAAGATAGTAGAGATCTTGGCGTAAAGCTTCTAAACGAGATAACGCTTGATGAAGTAAATGCCGAATTTAAGCGCATTTTAGCCATCCCCGACAAACGCGTGAGCGTCTTTAGCGCAAAAGACTATAAGCTAGATAAGGACAAATTCGAGCAGATAGAAAAAGACGCCGTGGCCTACGACGGACATATGAAAAGCGAAAATTTAACCCAAACTTTGATAGACGAGAGCTTGCAGCCAAAACCGGCTGTGAGTAAAGAATTTGACGAGAGATTGGGCATTTATACCGTCAAATTCGAAAACGGCGCGGCACTTGTTTTAAAGCAGGTCAAAACGCGCGAGAATTTCATCTCTTTCGCCGCCGTCGCAAAGGGCGGAACGTCGAATTTAAAAGAGCCTAGATGGGGGACTTTTGGCGTGCAGCTGGCCAACGAAAGCGGAGTGGATAAATATACCAACTACCAAATCTCAAAGATACTAAGCGGCAAGCATATAAGCTACGAGAGGCGAATAGACGCGCTTTCGCAAGGGTTTTACGGCTCGACGGGCAAGGAAGACCTAAAGGCGCTGTTTGGCATTATAAATTTAGAATTTAACTCGCCGAGGTTTGACGAAAAAGTGCTAGAGCGCATAAAAACCAGCCAAATCGACGCTCTAGCTAAACGGCAAAATTTACCGAGCTATAAATTTAATACCGAATTTACTAAATTTTATTATAACGACAACCCTCGAACCAAACCGATACGAAAAGAGGACATAGAGGCGTTAAATTTGCAAAATTTGCGCGATATCGTGCGGGACAAATTTAACGGCGGCGCATTTACCTTTATCTTGGTCGGCGATCTGGATGTCGAGGAGACGCAAAGGCTGGCTCAAATTTACGTCGCCAATCTGCCTGCAAGCAAGGGCGAAAACTTCGTAGATGACGGCGTGCGACCGTTAAGCGGCAAGCAGGAGTTTAGGCGCGACTACCAAACCACGCAACGAAGCGATGTTTTACTAAATATGACGAGCCGAAAGGTTGAGTATTCGCGCGAAAATTCGCTCAAAGCTCAAGCGTTATCAAACGTGCTGGCAACGGCGCTAAGAGAGAAGATACGCGAGGATAAGGGCGAAACCTACGGCTTTTTGGTCGGTATTTCGCTAAATCGCTACCCTTACGCTAACTCGGTCGCAAATATCTCATTTACTTGCGCTCCGCAAAACACGCAAAGCATCGTGACGGACATAAAAAAGATCATCGCAGACATCAAGCAAAAGGGCGCGCTAGAGGCCGTGCATCTGGCCAACTACAAAAAAGCGGCGCGAATCGGCATCAAAAAGAACTATGATCAGCCTGAATTTTGGGCGCGAAATATCCTGTCTAATGTGCTTTACGATCAGCCGATCTGGACGATAGATCAGTATGAAAAAGCGATCGAAGCGGTAACTAACGATGATGTAAAAGAGGCGGCAAGGCTCTATCTGGACGGCACAAACGAGCTTTTAAGGATAAACGATCCGGCTAAAACCACGAAATCGACCGCGAAAAGCGGCTCTAAAACCGACACGAAAAAATAA
- a CDS encoding replication/maintenance protein RepL produces MTELEREIFGQILGEKKMEIILFLAQNADENGFISVKISDICERTDASKPTAIETIKLLESRKIFERVKNGIYRFKNLKELEKK; encoded by the coding sequence ATGACGGAGTTAGAGAGGGAGATTTTCGGTCAAATTTTGGGCGAGAAAAAGATGGAGATCATTTTATTTTTAGCCCAAAATGCGGACGAAAACGGCTTCATAAGCGTTAAGATTTCGGATATTTGCGAGCGGACGGACGCCAGCAAGCCCACCGCGATAGAAACGATAAAACTGCTTGAGAGCCGCAAAATTTTCGAGCGGGTGAAAAACGGGATTTATAGATTTAAAAATTTAAAAGAACTAGAGAAAAAATGA
- a CDS encoding leucine-rich repeat domain-containing protein, whose product MEVLEIWENFKIGEVKGAEALYDTAMRALRLFENAEFELDFSRFKNLEALEAAQNKRMKFNRLPPALRCAKISKLSHENLGIFRDTPKLERLELNFSKVTSLEGIKGCGELEHLSVFSAPRLTNISELNGLKKLKQLSFERCRLLNSAAMQGVRLGLLERLDARFNVENLKFLANFPNLREFYFKYVADGDLTPILESKISGCGFESRGHYSHTWSELSALLRAKFKDT is encoded by the coding sequence ATGGAGGTTTTAGAGATCTGGGAAAATTTTAAAATCGGCGAAGTAAAGGGCGCGGAGGCGCTTTACGACACTGCGATGCGGGCTTTGCGCCTTTTTGAAAACGCCGAGTTCGAGCTTGATTTCTCGCGTTTTAAAAATTTAGAAGCGCTTGAAGCGGCACAAAACAAAAGGATGAAATTTAACCGCCTGCCGCCCGCCTTGCGCTGCGCTAAAATTTCAAAACTCTCGCACGAAAATCTAGGTATTTTTCGCGATACGCCAAAGCTTGAGCGGTTGGAGCTTAATTTCTCGAAGGTTACGAGCCTAGAAGGCATAAAGGGCTGCGGCGAACTGGAGCATCTGAGCGTATTTTCCGCGCCTAGGCTTACTAATATAAGCGAGCTAAACGGCCTAAAAAAGCTGAAACAGCTGAGCTTTGAGCGCTGCAGGCTGCTTAATAGCGCGGCGATGCAGGGCGTGCGGCTGGGGTTGCTAGAGCGTTTGGACGCGCGCTTTAACGTGGAAAATTTGAAATTTTTAGCCAATTTTCCGAATTTGCGCGAATTTTATTTTAAATACGTAGCAGACGGCGATCTAACGCCCATACTGGAGAGCAAAATCAGCGGCTGCGGCTTTGAAAGCAGGGGGCATTATTCGCATACCTGGAGCGAGCTTAGCGCGCTGCTAAGGGCTAAATTTAAGGATACATAG
- a CDS encoding YnfA family protein — protein sequence MLKEISLYFASAFFEILGRFSFWAYFRLGKSALFLGLGGASLAAFAYILTRVNLDFVGRAYAVYGGIYIVSSLLWLHFVEKQAFTNGT from the coding sequence TTGCTAAAAGAAATCTCGCTTTATTTCGCGTCGGCGTTTTTTGAGATTTTGGGCCGCTTTAGCTTTTGGGCGTATTTTAGGCTGGGCAAAAGCGCGCTGTTTTTGGGGCTCGGCGGTGCGTCGCTCGCGGCGTTTGCTTATATTTTGACGCGGGTAAATTTAGACTTCGTCGGACGCGCCTACGCCGTCTACGGCGGTATCTACATCGTCTCGTCGCTACTTTGGCTGCATTTTGTAGAAAAGCAAGCCTTTACAAATGGGACTTAA
- a CDS encoding putative transporter, translated as MFSSFFLNRKWVLWAYLGLVFLISSTYIQVEFIVKINQWTKGFYDIFQNIKDHTIDDFWGKIFQFASYAFPYIFIATLTNYFTRIWVFKWREAMTFEYIKYWQNVKTDVEGSSQRMQEDVYRFARVLESLGAQIVDSIMTLIAFIPILWGLSKQVKVPYMENVEGSLIWIAIVVSVGGLAISWLVGIMLPGLEYNNQKVEAAFRKELVYAEDDKQNYGKPETLGGLFKDLKYNYNRLFLHYGYFDLWRYSFGQSMMLVPLIAMGPSVLSGAITFGVMMQANNAFRQVRGSLNIFMSNWTVITELRSIYKRLSEFEINIQYRGKRAKELPEDIADIKDSVL; from the coding sequence TTGTTTTCATCGTTTTTTTTAAACAGAAAGTGGGTATTGTGGGCTTATTTGGGACTTGTCTTTTTGATATCCTCGACATATATCCAAGTCGAATTTATCGTAAAGATAAATCAGTGGACAAAAGGCTTTTATGATATTTTTCAAAATATCAAAGATCATACGATAGATGATTTTTGGGGTAAAATTTTCCAGTTCGCAAGCTATGCTTTCCCGTATATTTTTATCGCTACACTAACCAACTACTTTACTAGAATTTGGGTTTTTAAATGGCGCGAGGCGATGACTTTTGAATACATAAAATACTGGCAAAACGTAAAAACCGACGTAGAAGGCAGCTCGCAACGTATGCAAGAGGATGTTTATCGCTTCGCCCGCGTTCTTGAAAGCCTCGGCGCACAGATAGTAGATTCCATAATGACGCTAATCGCCTTTATACCGATACTTTGGGGACTAAGCAAACAGGTAAAAGTGCCATATATGGAAAATGTCGAAGGCTCGCTCATCTGGATAGCCATCGTAGTTAGCGTGGGCGGATTAGCCATATCGTGGCTCGTTGGTATAATGCTTCCGGGGCTTGAATACAACAATCAAAAAGTCGAAGCCGCCTTTCGTAAAGAGCTGGTTTATGCGGAAGACGACAAGCAAAACTACGGAAAGCCGGAGACTCTCGGCGGCCTTTTTAAAGACCTCAAATACAACTACAACCGCTTATTTTTACACTACGGATATTTCGACCTTTGGAGATACTCATTTGGCCAAAGTATGATGCTCGTGCCGCTTATCGCAATGGGGCCGAGCGTGCTAAGCGGAGCTATAACTTTTGGCGTGATGATGCAGGCAAATAACGCATTTCGCCAAGTGCGCGGCAGCTTAAATATCTTTATGAGCAACTGGACGGTTATCACCGAGCTTCGCTCGATTTATAAGCGTCTTAGCGAATTTGAGATCAACATACAGTATCGCGGCAAAAGAGCCAAAGAGCTACCCGAAGACATCGCCGATATCAAAGATAGCGTGCTTTAA
- a CDS encoding DMT family transporter has protein sequence MKNSLEFRADVGMIFVAIVFGLGYLPTSLALATNGVFGVLFWRFLLAAIIAGAIFYKKLKDVSAPDIKSGVILGLFLFAGFVSQTFAFKYADTSSVAFIIGLNVALVPFIAGGLFRHKIYSYAYVGVAFAVAGLYMIGDTKVGFGLGEILALVCACAYSFHIVLTNRLVQKCDLVNMVYFEILTLIALCFAAILVFEDAKIAPVVDKAFIIAMLVVGVLGTAFAFFAQALMQKFTTPVKTAIFFTLEPVTAGAMGYFIGAEDISAYRLCGAALILVGVLISEIGSYLRAKKENLA, from the coding sequence GTGAAAAATAGTTTGGAATTTCGCGCCGACGTAGGCATGATATTTGTTGCGATAGTCTTTGGTCTGGGCTATCTGCCTACCTCGCTCGCGCTCGCGACTAACGGAGTTTTCGGCGTTTTGTTTTGGAGATTTTTGCTAGCGGCGATCATAGCCGGGGCGATATTTTATAAAAAGCTAAAAGACGTAAGCGCGCCTGATATAAAATCGGGCGTGATCTTGGGTCTGTTTTTGTTCGCGGGATTCGTGAGCCAGACTTTTGCGTTTAAGTACGCCGACACCTCGTCCGTAGCCTTTATCATCGGGCTAAACGTGGCTTTGGTGCCTTTTATCGCGGGGGGGCTTTTTAGGCATAAAATTTACTCCTACGCGTATGTGGGCGTGGCGTTTGCGGTGGCGGGACTTTATATGATAGGCGATACGAAGGTGGGCTTTGGGCTGGGCGAAATTTTGGCTCTGGTTTGCGCCTGCGCATACTCCTTTCACATCGTGCTAACAAACCGCCTAGTGCAAAAATGCGACCTCGTAAATATGGTCTATTTTGAAATTTTAACCCTGATCGCGCTTTGTTTTGCGGCCATTTTGGTTTTTGAGGACGCTAAAATCGCGCCCGTCGTGGACAAGGCATTTATCATAGCGATGCTAGTCGTGGGCGTGCTGGGCACGGCGTTTGCGTTTTTCGCGCAGGCGTTGATGCAAAAATTTACCACGCCGGTTAAAACGGCGATATTTTTCACGCTAGAGCCCGTAACCGCAGGAGCGATGGGGTATTTCATCGGCGCCGAGGACATCAGCGCATATAGGCTTTGCGGCGCGGCGCTTATCTTAGTTGGAGTTTTGATTAGCGAGATAGGCAGCTACCTGCGCGCCAAAAAGGAAAATTTAGCTTAA
- a CDS encoding manganese efflux pump MntP, with amino-acid sequence MELLLLSVALAMDAAALSIANGAKYRNLVLSKILFIASVFGFFQAAMPLAGYFWGAAFARFIAQIDHFIAFAILGFLGVKMIREACRNEPAQAVSLDTKTLLWGGFAASIDTLAVGVTLSFTAADIRFSAAVIGIVCFALSVAAFYVGKFAGEFLEQKALILGGAILIALGFKILITHLLDHGFLS; translated from the coding sequence ATGGAGCTCTTACTTCTCTCTGTCGCGCTTGCTATGGACGCGGCCGCGCTTAGTATCGCAAACGGCGCAAAATACCGTAATCTCGTGCTATCAAAGATTTTATTTATCGCGTCAGTTTTTGGGTTTTTTCAGGCGGCGATGCCGCTTGCGGGCTACTTTTGGGGTGCTGCGTTTGCGAGATTTATCGCGCAGATCGATCATTTCATCGCATTTGCGATTTTGGGTTTTTTGGGCGTAAAAATGATCCGCGAAGCCTGTAGAAACGAGCCCGCGCAGGCCGTGAGCCTTGATACGAAGACGCTGCTTTGGGGCGGGTTTGCCGCCAGCATCGACACGCTAGCCGTCGGCGTGACGCTGAGTTTTACAGCCGCTGACATCCGGTTTAGCGCCGCCGTGATCGGGATAGTTTGCTTCGCGCTTAGCGTCGCGGCGTTTTACGTCGGTAAATTCGCGGGAGAGTTTTTGGAGCAAAAGGCGCTGATTTTAGGCGGCGCGATCCTCATTGCACTTGGATTTAAAATTTTAATCACGCACCTTTTAGATCACGGGTTTTTGAGTTAA
- a CDS encoding DUF4197 domain-containing protein translates to MKKSLILCAVLLTAWAQAAGWQEALNQGAQILGAANSGDYKSAVSTALNAAVKELSNGGFLNNATAKIPLPKSLETAANLAKKVGGEKWANELVTSINNAASAAVPGAADVFSGVIKNMSDADVKKVLEGGKDSFTKFLQQNSSQKLQAVFKPIITKMMSDNTFATAYNGLNSFVAGSALAKSDAAKQLKGIATSMGAGEYIPQENEDLNDYITRKTLDGLFNVMSEKESSLRGGAVEQGTKILQGIFK, encoded by the coding sequence ATGAAGAAAAGTTTGATCTTATGCGCGGTTTTGCTCACAGCTTGGGCGCAGGCGGCAGGCTGGCAAGAGGCTCTAAATCAAGGCGCGCAGATACTGGGCGCGGCAAACTCGGGCGACTACAAAAGCGCGGTTAGCACGGCTCTAAACGCGGCCGTTAAGGAGCTGTCAAACGGGGGATTTCTAAACAACGCCACGGCTAAAATCCCGCTGCCAAAGAGCCTGGAAACGGCTGCAAATTTGGCTAAAAAAGTAGGCGGCGAAAAGTGGGCGAACGAGCTCGTAACCTCGATAAATAACGCCGCGAGCGCAGCCGTGCCGGGAGCTGCGGACGTATTTTCGGGCGTGATAAAAAACATGAGCGACGCGGACGTGAAAAAGGTGCTAGAAGGCGGCAAGGATAGCTTTACGAAGTTTTTGCAACAAAACTCGAGCCAGAAGCTGCAAGCCGTGTTTAAGCCGATCATTACCAAGATGATGAGCGACAATACCTTCGCAACCGCCTATAACGGGCTAAATTCGTTCGTCGCGGGTAGCGCGCTGGCAAAATCCGACGCCGCAAAACAGCTAAAAGGCATCGCTACTAGCATGGGCGCGGGCGAATACATCCCGCAAGAAAACGAGGATCTAAACGACTACATCACGCGCAAGACGCTAGACGGGCTCTTTAACGTGATGAGTGAGAAAGAAAGCTCGCTAAGAGGCGGCGCGGTCGAGCAGGGCACGAAGATCCTGCAGGGAATTTTTAAGTAA
- a CDS encoding CPCC family cysteine-rich protein, with the protein MIRCPCCGYLTMEINANDGFCIDICKVCFWQFDSTSNSRPNISIGPNSVSLNQAKENYKKMGAMEERFLHFVRPPTKEEFADKRIKCPCCGYLTIVDKEDKNLIQDVCPVCFWQYNTEAINNPDKIIEPNVVSLNEAKKNYKEYKASSKLGSINAREPMDDELF; encoded by the coding sequence ATGATCAGATGTCCTTGCTGCGGATACTTAACTATGGAAATAAATGCGAATGACGGATTTTGCATAGATATTTGCAAAGTTTGTTTTTGGCAATTTGACAGCACCTCAAATTCTCGCCCAAATATATCAATAGGACCGAATTCGGTATCCTTAAATCAAGCTAAAGAAAACTATAAAAAGATGGGAGCGATGGAAGAAAGATTTTTGCATTTTGTTCGTCCTCCTACTAAAGAGGAATTTGCGGATAAAAGGATAAAATGTCCTTGCTGCGGATATCTAACCATAGTAGATAAAGAGGATAAGAATTTAATACAAGATGTTTGTCCCGTTTGTTTTTGGCAATACAATACTGAGGCTATAAACAACCCTGATAAAATAATAGAGCCCAATGTAGTATCTTTAAATGAGGCTAAGAAAAATTATAAAGAGTATAAAGCTTCAAGTAAGTTAGGCTCTATAAATGCCAGAGAACCTATGGATGATGAGTTGTTTTAA
- a CDS encoding exodeoxyribonuclease III, whose protein sequence is MKLISWNVNGLRAVAAKDGFAWLEEQKPDFLGLQEIKVRESDVPSEIYKLGFNEISVNSATRAGYSGVMSLAKFASVTQKAAFFDDDEGRVLEHRFGNVALFNIYFPNGQKDEARLAYKMDFYAKFLAYAQELVKQGKDVIFCGDVNTAHREIDLKNPKANAKTSGFLPIERAWLDEVVSHGFIDTFRHVRGDAVDAYSWWSYRFNARAKNVGWRIDYFFISASLKDRLKDAFILSDITGSDHCPVGIEIDLDRLC, encoded by the coding sequence TTGAAACTAATCAGCTGGAACGTAAACGGACTGCGCGCGGTCGCCGCTAAAGACGGCTTTGCTTGGCTAGAGGAGCAAAAGCCCGATTTTTTGGGCCTTCAGGAGATCAAGGTGCGCGAGAGCGACGTGCCTTCGGAGATTTATAAACTCGGATTTAACGAAATCAGCGTAAATTCAGCCACTCGCGCTGGGTATTCTGGCGTGATGAGCCTGGCAAAATTTGCCTCCGTGACGCAAAAGGCGGCGTTTTTCGACGACGACGAGGGGCGAGTTTTGGAGCATCGATTCGGCAACGTCGCGCTTTTTAACATCTACTTTCCAAACGGCCAAAAAGACGAGGCGCGTCTAGCCTACAAGATGGACTTTTACGCTAAATTTTTAGCCTACGCCCAGGAGCTCGTAAAGCAGGGCAAAGACGTGATATTTTGCGGCGACGTAAACACCGCGCACCGCGAAATCGACCTCAAAAACCCAAAAGCAAACGCCAAAACCTCGGGCTTTTTGCCCATCGAGCGCGCGTGGCTGGACGAGGTCGTCTCGCACGGTTTTATCGACACCTTTCGGCACGTGCGCGGCGACGCGGTGGACGCGTATTCGTGGTGGAGTTACCGCTTTAACGCTCGCGCCAAAAACGTCGGCTGGAGGATCGATTATTTTTTCATTTCGGCAAGCCTCAAAGACCGCTTAAAAGACGCGTTTATCCTGAGCGATATCACGGGCTCTGATCACTGCCCCGTCGGCATCGAGATCGATTTGGACAGGCTTTGCTAA
- a CDS encoding CPCC family cysteine-rich protein codes for MIRCPCCGYLTMEINANDGFCIDICPVCFWQFDNISNSDPDRSRGPNSVSLNQAKENYKKMGAIEERLLDCVRPPTKEEFADKRIKCPCCGYLTIVDKEDKNLIQDVCPVCFWQYNTEAINNPDKIIEPNVVSLNEAKKNYKEYKASSKLGSINAREPMDDEIG; via the coding sequence ATGATCAGATGTCCTTGCTGCGGATACTTAACTATGGAAATAAATGCGAATGACGGATTTTGCATAGATATATGTCCTGTTTGTTTTTGGCAATTTGATAATATTTCAAATAGTGATCCCGATAGATCGAGGGGGCCAAATTCGGTATCCTTAAATCAAGCTAAAGAAAACTATAAAAAGATGGGAGCGATAGAAGAAAGACTCTTGGATTGCGTTCGTCCTCCTACTAAAGAGGAATTTGCGGATAAACGGATAAAATGTCCTTGCTGCGGATATCTAACCATAGTAGATAAAGAGGATAAGAATTTAATACAAGATGTTTGTCCCGTTTGTTTTTGGCAATACAATACTGAGGCTATAAACAACCCTGATAAAATAATAGAGCCCAATGTGGTATCTTTAAATGAGGCTAAGAAAAACTATAAAGAGTATAAAGCTTCAAGTAAGTTAGGCTCTATAAATGCCAGAGAGCCTATGGATGATGAGATAGGATGA